A stretch of Oceaniferula marina DNA encodes these proteins:
- the phoU gene encoding phosphate signaling complex protein PhoU, with translation MEPGGHILSTFDEALRELKEKTIGMGAATQRNLQNAMRGLLERDKELCNQAIADDDDEDRLEIEIDRMGMNLIIKFRPLASDLRMVIASMKTSSHLERISDQAVSIAKRARKMLKNPELHELSQIEGLYQVSAGMLADALIAYTDNNTQMALKVIEQEKSLKKTHKTTSRALSKKLEGETSQYRDYLDLVFICRWLERVGNLAINIAEDVVFEETSTDIRHGGEIPAGI, from the coding sequence ATGGAACCAGGAGGACACATACTCAGCACATTCGACGAAGCCCTCAGAGAGCTCAAGGAAAAGACCATTGGCATGGGCGCAGCAACCCAGCGCAATTTGCAAAATGCCATGCGCGGCCTGCTTGAGCGGGATAAAGAACTCTGCAACCAGGCCATCGCCGACGATGACGACGAAGATCGACTCGAAATCGAAATCGACCGTATGGGCATGAACCTGATCATCAAGTTCCGCCCCTTGGCAAGCGACCTCAGAATGGTGATCGCCTCCATGAAAACCTCCTCCCACTTGGAGCGCATCTCGGACCAAGCCGTCAGTATCGCCAAACGAGCTCGTAAAATGCTCAAAAATCCAGAACTCCACGAGCTCTCACAAATTGAAGGCCTCTATCAAGTCTCGGCCGGCATGCTCGCTGACGCGCTGATTGCCTACACAGACAACAACACGCAGATGGCTCTCAAAGTGATCGAACAGGAAAAATCACTGAAAAAAACCCACAAGACAACCTCCAGAGCACTCTCCAAAAAGCTGGAAGGTGAGACATCTCAGTATCGTGACTATCTCGATCTGGTTTTCATCTGTCGCTGGCTTGAGCGCGTCGGCAACCTTGCCATCAACATCGCCGAGGATGTTGTCTTCGAGGAGACATCCACGGATATTCGCCACGGAGGGGAAATCCCGGCCGGGATCTAG
- the pstB gene encoding phosphate ABC transporter ATP-binding protein PstB: protein MTATLKAPVDLDVSKASASTATKETATSSPATIEAPKTVIEIDQLSFSYDQGKSNTLKSISLDIPANQVTAFIGPSGCGKSTLLRCLNRMNDLIETACITEGEIRILGHDIHSRDVDAIELRKHVGMIFQKYNPFPKSIFENVAYGLRIQGERRKKVLGEAVERSLRGAALWDEVKDRLHDNALGLSGGQQQRLCIARTIAVQPKIILMDEPCSALDPIATAKVEELMNELRKEFTIVIVTHSMQQASRISDNTAFFYLGELIEYDKTSTIFSNPGHSQTEDYISGRFG from the coding sequence ATGACTGCCACACTCAAAGCACCCGTCGATCTCGACGTATCAAAAGCGTCAGCATCCACTGCCACAAAAGAAACCGCCACCAGCTCTCCGGCCACCATCGAAGCTCCAAAAACGGTGATTGAAATCGACCAGCTTTCATTCAGCTACGACCAAGGGAAGAGCAACACCTTAAAGAGCATATCCTTGGACATCCCAGCCAACCAGGTCACCGCCTTCATCGGCCCCTCAGGTTGTGGTAAATCCACCTTACTCCGCTGCCTGAACCGGATGAACGATCTGATTGAAACGGCATGTATCACCGAAGGCGAAATCCGCATTCTCGGTCACGACATCCACAGCCGGGATGTCGACGCCATCGAACTGCGCAAGCATGTCGGTATGATCTTCCAGAAATACAACCCCTTCCCAAAAAGCATTTTTGAAAACGTCGCCTACGGGCTCCGGATCCAAGGTGAACGGCGGAAGAAAGTGCTCGGGGAAGCCGTTGAGCGCAGCCTGCGAGGTGCTGCCTTGTGGGACGAAGTCAAAGATCGTCTGCACGACAACGCCCTTGGACTGTCCGGAGGACAGCAACAGCGTCTCTGCATCGCCCGCACCATCGCCGTGCAACCCAAGATCATTCTGATGGACGAACCCTGCTCAGCTCTCGACCCCATTGCCACCGCCAAAGTGGAAGAATTGATGAATGAGCTCCGCAAGGAATTTACCATCGTCATCGTCACCCACTCTATGCAGCAAGCCAGCCGAATCTCAGATAACACGGCGTTTTTCTACCTCGGTGAACTGATTGAATATGACAAAACAAGCACCATTTTCTCGAACCCAGGCCACTCACAAACGGAAGACTACATCAGCGGCCGATTCGGCTAA
- a CDS encoding PstA family ABC transporter permease translates to MSSAHSTPSPHPFKSTGGLNKWSERGLTTIFASCAYLIILCALFIFFDIGRKGLPTFFKSEAPFINTEFFTENPQTLVTFHDADGKEYAMSSKNFDTWTKANPQIQVVNEHRLNYSAGGILNPLAGTALLVILCMTIALFIGVAAAVYLSEYCGQGRLMSAIRLSILNLAGVPSIVFALFGWGVFCYMAPILVSEVSDRSLLSFKVSSESYLSFEGWGTSLISGAFTLAIMVLPVIITACEESLRAVPKGFREASFALGSTKWQTIRKAVLPYALPGIMTASILGITRVAGETAPIMLTAAATDKNNLPWEGLDGTWSFFGQSVQALPFHIYTLAKLPDDPLSKPMQNGATLAFLLLVMGFAMLSIILRNRVRKKLKW, encoded by the coding sequence ATGAGCTCAGCCCATTCAACCCCATCACCCCATCCATTTAAAAGCACCGGTGGCCTTAACAAATGGTCGGAACGAGGTCTCACCACCATCTTTGCCTCTTGTGCCTATTTGATTATTCTTTGTGCTCTGTTTATTTTCTTCGATATCGGACGCAAAGGGCTTCCCACATTTTTCAAATCGGAGGCTCCCTTTATCAATACCGAGTTCTTCACCGAGAACCCTCAAACACTCGTCACCTTTCACGATGCCGATGGCAAGGAATACGCCATGTCATCCAAGAATTTTGATACGTGGACCAAAGCCAACCCACAAATTCAGGTAGTGAATGAACATCGCCTCAATTACAGTGCGGGAGGCATCCTCAACCCACTCGCGGGCACCGCACTCTTGGTCATTTTATGTATGACCATCGCCTTGTTCATCGGCGTTGCTGCAGCGGTCTACCTGAGTGAATACTGTGGCCAAGGCCGGCTGATGTCTGCGATCCGCTTATCGATTCTCAACCTGGCCGGTGTGCCTTCCATTGTGTTTGCTCTCTTTGGTTGGGGCGTTTTCTGCTACATGGCGCCCATTCTGGTATCCGAGGTCTCAGACAGATCCCTGCTATCGTTCAAAGTTTCGAGCGAAAGCTACCTCAGCTTCGAGGGCTGGGGAACATCCCTGATATCCGGAGCCTTCACCCTGGCCATCATGGTTCTCCCAGTCATTATTACAGCATGTGAAGAATCCCTCCGAGCCGTCCCCAAAGGCTTCCGCGAAGCCTCATTCGCACTCGGGTCGACCAAGTGGCAAACCATCCGCAAGGCAGTCCTTCCTTATGCCCTACCCGGCATCATGACCGCATCCATTCTTGGGATCACCCGAGTGGCTGGAGAAACCGCGCCGATCATGCTAACCGCCGCAGCCACGGACAAAAACAACCTCCCCTGGGAAGGTCTGGATGGCACTTGGAGTTTCTTCGGCCAATCCGTGCAAGCCTTACCCTTCCATATTTATACACTTGCGAAGCTCCCGGACGACCCTCTGAGCAAACCCATGCAGAATGGGGCAACCCTCGCGTTCCTTCTTCTGGTCATGGGCTTCGCCATGCTCTCTATCATCCTCCGTAACCGGGTCCGGAAAAAACTCAAATGGTAA
- the pstC gene encoding phosphate ABC transporter permease subunit PstC: MPTTSSSEKPNPSRIFSGKRGVRLLGLKMTADGSVKGFFGGNAYLAIVFLLFICLFLLRAAIGFFPGYKVELREDRQSGIEFVNLLKQEVAGHTALLRKMDIAYIAEKRARYSKEEAVILLYNRFEGVVDDHLEEQIYGLAEIEDASKKEKEKQQLRDAVRQHCLNLSDDEIALTLSPLEIKTAPQESIEQAIALATTYALTEAETPDEIDQLQNAIRDGMGSFTQALAEMRSAGNAIGELERKLADKAKETSDLLKRQREIPKRIAALREGASKINDPKEREEKLETAKQLENGLNNHVDIDERATVFYASISEHHDIVDKMVSDLLESKKLIPTTLSSNEAKSLASELKELIPAFQNILEKNKEKLAEWKHDEPIGTTTAVKAFFFGTEWQTNSSWQDVYGILPLLTGSLLIAGVSLLFAVPVALGAAIYVNQFSHHREAALLKPAIEFVQAIPSVVLGLFGVLVLAGLLKDASAHPLLSWIPGFPIQERLNVLLAALLLAFMAAPTIFTLAEDALNNVPRAYSEASLAMGATRLQTALKVVLPSAVSGIIAAVLLGFGRVIGETMVVLLVAGNKAAIPEFSSGLGVVTQPVHTMTSIIAQECGEVETGSLHYMALFMVGLILFLISLSVNSYCQRVLKKSTK, from the coding sequence GTGCCAACAACCAGTTCATCTGAAAAACCCAACCCATCCCGCATCTTTTCGGGCAAACGTGGCGTGCGACTGCTCGGTTTAAAAATGACAGCTGACGGTAGCGTCAAAGGGTTCTTTGGAGGCAATGCTTATCTCGCCATTGTCTTCCTCCTGTTCATCTGCCTCTTCCTACTGAGAGCGGCCATCGGGTTCTTCCCTGGCTATAAGGTAGAGCTTCGTGAAGATCGGCAGTCTGGTATCGAATTTGTAAACCTTCTCAAACAAGAGGTCGCCGGTCACACCGCACTGTTGCGGAAAATGGATATCGCTTACATCGCAGAAAAGCGCGCCCGTTACAGTAAAGAGGAAGCGGTCATTCTCCTCTACAACCGATTTGAAGGCGTCGTTGACGATCATCTCGAAGAACAAATCTACGGTCTCGCCGAAATTGAGGATGCGAGTAAAAAAGAAAAAGAAAAACAACAACTCCGTGACGCCGTTCGCCAACACTGTCTGAATCTTTCCGATGATGAAATCGCCCTAACCCTTTCGCCACTCGAAATCAAAACGGCCCCTCAGGAAAGCATTGAGCAGGCCATCGCACTGGCAACCACCTACGCACTAACGGAAGCCGAAACGCCCGATGAAATCGACCAGCTTCAAAACGCCATCCGTGACGGCATGGGATCCTTTACCCAGGCACTGGCAGAAATGAGATCGGCGGGAAATGCCATCGGAGAACTCGAGCGCAAGTTAGCTGATAAGGCAAAGGAAACCTCCGACCTTCTGAAGCGCCAACGTGAAATTCCCAAACGTATCGCGGCCCTCCGAGAAGGAGCATCCAAAATCAACGACCCGAAAGAGCGCGAAGAGAAGCTCGAAACAGCCAAACAACTTGAAAATGGCCTGAACAACCATGTCGATATCGACGAACGAGCCACGGTCTTCTACGCCTCCATCTCCGAACACCATGACATCGTGGACAAAATGGTCTCCGACTTACTCGAGAGCAAAAAGCTCATCCCCACAACACTCAGCTCCAACGAGGCCAAATCACTTGCTAGTGAATTAAAAGAACTCATCCCCGCATTTCAGAACATCCTCGAAAAAAACAAAGAAAAACTCGCTGAGTGGAAACACGACGAGCCCATTGGCACCACCACAGCGGTCAAAGCCTTTTTCTTTGGCACCGAGTGGCAAACCAACAGTTCGTGGCAAGATGTCTACGGTATTCTTCCTCTCTTGACCGGCTCCCTTCTCATTGCGGGGGTCTCCTTGCTTTTCGCTGTGCCCGTGGCCCTTGGTGCGGCCATCTACGTCAATCAGTTCAGTCACCACCGTGAAGCCGCCCTCCTCAAGCCGGCCATTGAATTTGTCCAGGCTATCCCATCGGTCGTGCTTGGACTCTTCGGGGTTCTCGTCCTAGCGGGGCTTCTCAAGGATGCCAGTGCCCACCCCCTACTCTCCTGGATTCCGGGCTTCCCCATTCAAGAGCGACTCAACGTTTTGCTCGCCGCACTGCTACTCGCGTTCATGGCAGCGCCAACGATCTTCACCCTTGCTGAAGACGCTCTGAACAACGTTCCCCGGGCCTATTCGGAAGCCTCCCTCGCCATGGGCGCCACGCGGCTGCAAACAGCCTTAAAAGTGGTCCTCCCCTCAGCGGTTTCCGGTATCATTGCCGCTGTATTACTCGGGTTTGGCCGGGTCATCGGCGAAACCATGGTCGTCCTACTTGTCGCAGGAAACAAAGCCGCCATTCCCGAATTTTCCTCGGGCCTTGGGGTGGTCACCCAGCCGGTTCACACCATGACGAGCATTATCGCCCAGGAGTGCGGAGAGGTGGAAACTGGCTCCCTGCATTACATGGCACTGTTCATGGTCGGGCTCATTCTTTTTCTGATCTCACTCAGCGTGAACAGCTACTGCCAGCGTGTGCTGAAAAAGAGCACAAAATAG